In Acidiferrobacteraceae bacterium, the genomic stretch CTGCTGGATCAGGCGATTGCCTTTGGTGGCGGTGCCGTGCGTGAGACGGAAGTGCGTGAAATGCTGGGCACCATCGATCAGGACGTCGTCTGGCGTCTGGTCCAGGGCCTGGCGGAAAATGATGCCCATCTGCTGATGGGCGCGGTCGATCACGTGGCCCGTCACGGTATGGACTTTCCATCCGTACTGGAACAGCTGCTGCTTGGCCTGCATCGCATCGCGCTGGCGCAGGCGGATGCGCGGCTGGTGGAGCCATTGCATGTGGATGTGCGCGAACGGGCACTGGCCTTTGCCGGCAAGATATCGCGCGAAGATGTACAGCTGTACTACCAGATCGGTCTGATCGGTCGTCGCGATTTGCCCCTGGCCCCCGATCCACGCAGCGGTCTGGAGATGGTTCTCTTGCGCATGCTCGCCTTCCGCCCGGACCAGACCGGTGCCGCGGTCGGGCAGGGTGCCACCACCCCGGAAAGTGTGCCGGCAAAAGAGCGGCAATCGGCGCAGCCTGCCGCGGCAACCACCGTGAAGAACACAGCGACCGAGAAGGGTTCGGAACCGCCGACGCCGGGGCCCGCACCGGCACAGGCCAGCCGCGGCAACTGGGCCGAGGTCGTTGCCGCTCTGGGCCTTACCGGCGTCAACGCGCAGCTTGCAAATAACACCGTGGTCGAATCGCTTGTGGGCGACAAACTGGTTCTTACGCTGGAGGAGTCTCTTGCGCAACTGCACAATCGCGAACGCGAGGCGGCGCTGAAGGAGGCACTACAGGTCTATTACGGCCGGCCGGTGCGACTGGAGTTGCGTGTCGGGACGCCGTCAACGGAAACCCCGGCAGCGGCGCGCACGCGCGAAGATGAAGAAAAGCAACA encodes the following:
- the dnaX gene encoding DNA polymerase III subunit gamma/tau, with the translated sequence MSYQVLARKWRPRRFEDLVGQEHVVRALVNALDHDRLHHAFLFTGTRGVGKTTIARILAKSLNCEEGVSSKPCGKCQACVELDEGRFVDLIEVDAASRTKVDDTRELLDNVQYAPTRGRYKVYLIDEVHMLSGHSFNALLKTLEEPPPHVKFLLATTDPQKLPVTVLSRCLQFNLVRLTPEQIENQLEHILGKEGIEFEKPALALLAEGADGSMRDGLSLLDQAIAFGGGAVRETEVREMLGTIDQDVVWRLVQGLAENDAHLLMGAVDHVARHGMDFPSVLEQLLLGLHRIALAQADARLVEPLHVDVRERALAFAGKISREDVQLYYQIGLIGRRDLPLAPDPRSGLEMVLLRMLAFRPDQTGAAVGQGATTPESVPAKERQSAQPAAATTVKNTATEKGSEPPTPGPAPAQASRGNWAEVVAALGLTGVNAQLANNTVVESLVGDKLVLTLEESLAQLHNREREAALKEALQVYYGRPVRLELRVGTPSTETPAAARTREDEEKQQAAVAAIESDPNVAALKEQFNARVSPQSIRPK